A single genomic interval of Zunongwangia sp. HGR-M22 harbors:
- a CDS encoding IS1182 family transposase, with protein MEYQQGQDREQLSLYSTCLDDMIPEDNSVRLIDQFVNLIDLSQMGFQTIGTQGRPPYDPADLLKLFIYGYMNQMRSSRRLEKEAYRNIEVIWLIKNLKPDHNTIARFRKENPKAIRKVFRQSVAIARNFNLIGGTLIAGDSTKLRAQNSKKNNYNKKKIQRHLEYIDRKLEEHNQELAKADGDQKKTEEIKEQIKGRKQQQTKYRAIQKQLDKDASSENPQRSTSDPDSRHQIVRGTVTEVCYTAQTTVDAKHKLLIDYKLTNQNDKKAMGFMLRRAKSILRSNSFTALYDKGYHTGSEFHIADSLGIDTLVAIPAIGRKSQAPDPKYNAKNFIYNPDDDAYTCPQGNTLYSNGSWYKARNYTFKQYKTKACKECPVRSKCTTAKANGKIIQRTQFTQNIQGNAKRVEQSGELYKERQALVEHPYGTMKRQWGFDHIMTKRGIKAAAADFGLIALAYNLRRLFNSKIALQQLIVALFLTFKKCIKASIRRNKAFTECKTKNTDQSINFVFNTNFNYF; from the coding sequence ATGGAATACCAACAAGGACAAGACCGCGAACAGCTCAGCCTTTATTCGACCTGTTTGGATGATATGATCCCAGAGGATAACAGCGTACGGCTTATTGATCAATTCGTCAACTTGATCGATTTATCACAGATGGGCTTTCAAACTATAGGAACTCAAGGGAGGCCGCCTTATGACCCCGCAGATCTGCTCAAACTCTTTATCTATGGCTATATGAACCAGATGCGATCGTCCCGAAGATTGGAGAAAGAGGCTTATCGTAACATTGAAGTGATCTGGCTGATTAAAAACTTAAAACCCGATCACAATACCATTGCCCGGTTTAGAAAAGAAAACCCAAAAGCCATCCGAAAGGTGTTCCGGCAAAGCGTGGCTATCGCCCGTAACTTCAACCTGATCGGGGGAACACTTATTGCCGGGGATTCTACCAAGCTAAGGGCGCAAAACAGCAAAAAAAATAACTACAACAAAAAGAAAATACAGCGGCACTTAGAGTACATCGATAGAAAGCTCGAAGAGCATAACCAAGAACTGGCCAAGGCTGATGGCGATCAGAAAAAAACCGAAGAAATTAAAGAACAAATTAAAGGGCGCAAACAGCAACAGACCAAATACCGGGCAATACAAAAACAATTAGACAAGGATGCTTCTTCTGAAAACCCACAACGATCGACCTCTGATCCTGATAGCAGACATCAAATTGTAAGGGGAACCGTTACCGAGGTCTGCTACACCGCGCAAACGACCGTAGATGCCAAACATAAGTTACTGATCGATTATAAACTCACCAATCAGAATGATAAAAAAGCAATGGGCTTCATGCTCAGAAGGGCCAAGTCCATTTTACGATCAAATTCCTTTACTGCACTCTATGATAAAGGCTATCATACCGGGAGCGAGTTCCATATTGCCGATAGTCTGGGTATCGATACCCTGGTGGCCATTCCGGCCATTGGACGTAAAAGTCAGGCGCCAGATCCTAAATACAATGCTAAAAACTTCATTTATAATCCTGATGATGACGCCTATACTTGCCCCCAGGGAAATACTTTATACAGCAATGGCTCCTGGTACAAAGCCCGAAACTATACGTTTAAACAATACAAGACCAAGGCCTGTAAGGAATGCCCGGTACGCAGCAAGTGTACCACGGCCAAAGCTAACGGTAAGATTATACAGCGCACTCAATTTACCCAGAACATCCAAGGCAACGCCAAGCGGGTCGAACAAAGCGGAGAGCTTTATAAAGAGAGGCAGGCGCTGGTCGAGCATCCCTATGGCACTATGAAGCGCCAATGGGGTTTTGATCATATCATGACCAAAAGGGGCATCAAAGCAGCTGCTGCAGATTTTGGACTCATCGCTCTGGCTTATAATTTAAGAAGATTATTCAATAGTAAAATCGCCTTACAGCAACTCATCGTAGCCCTGTTTTTAACCTTCAAGAAGTGTATAAAAGCCTCTATAAGACGGAATAAAGCTTTTACCGAATGCAAAACAAAAAATACTGATCAGAGTATAAATTTTGTTTTCAATACTAATTTCAACTATTTTTAA
- a CDS encoding CPBP family intramembrane glutamic endopeptidase: protein MPKDNILTYINYNPIIQVFGLFLLLVFLQISLFLVVNTTIGTYDHTRFAMAISIDLGLLIVVCFYTYYYKHNPFENVKIPNLRNIMVCIFVTILIVVIWPFLDLPDLIDKIINKEKIYNYSLQKITWDITGFEQFYYYLRTLLLMPILEETFYRKIIFEKINEKYKTITAVLISSFLFSLGHLDYSFFSTAFFIGIILSLVYIKTRNLAIPVLIHSLINLSNNFFS from the coding sequence GTGCCTAAAGATAATATCTTAACATATATAAATTACAATCCGATTATCCAAGTTTTTGGCCTTTTCCTCTTATTAGTATTTCTTCAAATTTCGTTATTTTTAGTGGTGAATACGACTATTGGCACTTATGATCATACTAGATTCGCAATGGCTATTAGTATTGATCTAGGATTGTTAATTGTGGTTTGTTTTTATACGTATTATTATAAACATAATCCTTTTGAAAATGTAAAAATTCCTAATTTAAGGAATATTATGGTTTGTATTTTTGTAACAATTTTAATTGTTGTTATCTGGCCATTTCTGGATTTACCTGACCTTATAGATAAAATTATAAACAAAGAAAAAATTTACAACTATTCTTTACAAAAGATAACTTGGGATATAACAGGTTTCGAACAATTCTATTATTATTTAAGGACTCTTTTGTTAATGCCTATATTAGAAGAAACTTTTTATAGAAAAATAATCTTTGAAAAAATCAATGAAAAATATAAAACTATTACTGCTGTATTAATTTCAAGTTTTTTGTTCAGTTTGGGACACTTGGATTATTCGTTTTTTTCAACAGCATTTTTTATAGGAATAATTTTAAGTTTGGTTTATATTAAAACAAGAAATCTAGCAATACCCGTACTAATACATTCACTAATAAATTTATCTAATAATTTCTTTAGTTAA
- a CDS encoding IS91 family transposase, producing MRSHLKVADVLEMEQDYISSRAFTSWHRRTLHAIRKCRTPAMGGHIDKCDCCDKLHISYNSCRNRHCPTCQGHKREQWIQARESELLNVPYFHVVFTLPSELNAFALSHPKIIYGSLFKAAWSTLRQFGENPKHLGGQMGMIAILHTWGQNLSLHPHLHCIVPGGAVKRSGKWKPARNKGKYLFNVKSMGKVFRAKYSALLREQKIAIPQEIYDKLFAKNWVVYAKQQFHTPKYVVEYLGRYTHKIAISNHRIKQINNSQRRVTFQIKDYRKAGQKGQLILDTREFVRRFALHVLPKGFTRIRHYGILSSSWKKHKLPALQNILAGVPVKPVEKKPPLLLGKCPSCKKGKLVTALTFDKRGPPDKWRKLLLSINSF from the coding sequence ATGCGCAGTCACCTTAAGGTGGCCGATGTGCTGGAGATGGAGCAGGATTATATCTCCTCACGGGCATTTACGAGCTGGCACAGGCGTACCCTTCATGCCATCCGTAAATGCCGCACCCCTGCTATGGGCGGACATATCGATAAGTGCGATTGCTGTGATAAACTCCACATCAGTTACAACAGTTGCAGGAACCGGCATTGCCCTACCTGTCAAGGCCATAAACGCGAACAGTGGATACAGGCACGGGAAAGTGAACTGCTCAATGTTCCTTATTTTCATGTAGTCTTCACACTCCCTTCGGAACTGAATGCGTTTGCTTTATCCCATCCCAAAATAATTTATGGGAGCTTGTTCAAAGCGGCCTGGTCCACCCTTAGACAGTTCGGGGAGAACCCCAAGCACCTGGGCGGGCAAATGGGCATGATAGCCATACTGCACACCTGGGGCCAAAACCTGAGCCTGCACCCGCACTTGCATTGTATTGTTCCTGGAGGTGCGGTAAAGAGGTCAGGCAAATGGAAACCTGCAAGGAACAAGGGAAAATACCTGTTCAACGTGAAATCCATGGGGAAGGTATTCCGCGCAAAATATAGTGCACTGCTTCGAGAGCAAAAGATAGCCATACCACAGGAAATCTATGATAAGCTCTTTGCTAAAAACTGGGTAGTCTATGCAAAGCAGCAATTCCACACCCCAAAATATGTAGTAGAATATCTGGGCCGTTACACCCATAAGATCGCAATAAGCAATCACCGGATAAAACAAATAAACAACTCCCAAAGGAGGGTAACCTTCCAGATTAAGGACTACAGGAAAGCGGGCCAAAAAGGACAACTAATACTGGATACCCGTGAGTTCGTGCGCCGATTTGCACTGCACGTACTGCCCAAAGGTTTTACAAGGATAAGGCATTACGGCATCCTAAGCAGCAGTTGGAAAAAGCATAAACTACCGGCCCTACAAAATATCCTTGCAGGGGTGCCAGTAAAACCTGTCGAAAAAAAGCCTCCATTGCTCTTGGGCAAATGTCCAAGTTGCAAAAAGGGAAAACTAGTCACCGCTCTAACTTTCGATAAGCGTGGACCGCCAGATAAATGGAGAAAACTACTTTTATCCATTAATAGCTTTTAA
- a CDS encoding HEPN domain-containing protein produces the protein MKRFPVLIITNSASDLSKLEFPEFRIVNTKSEYFKKFLADTEVPEFSFALEIEESFEEDGKERYAIIHKDLSQKFGNKKIYDAFNFLVLLFPSNLAVDHIVDFNFINGKLVHRSSFKTDIFNEEDEGFLKFNEDKSHTINEFIKNYAQTYNEIGYLKSSAQNYMNAFDNTHYYHFSYIALCISLESITNGNTELLYRIRRNVAVICGKDSETSQIIFDNINTIYKLRSKIVHGSDFSDEKVYEYLNYLQSIVSKTIIELIIHNIPNLELLNKKITSLGFGNRDKLSENWTEILLNDNIEKIIYEKI, from the coding sequence ATGAAAAGATTTCCAGTTTTAATAATTACAAATTCTGCAAGTGATTTAAGTAAACTTGAATTTCCTGAATTTAGAATAGTAAACACAAAATCTGAGTATTTCAAGAAGTTTTTAGCAGACACGGAAGTCCCTGAATTTAGTTTTGCTTTAGAAATAGAAGAAAGTTTCGAGGAAGATGGAAAAGAACGATATGCAATAATACACAAGGACTTATCTCAAAAATTTGGAAATAAAAAAATCTATGATGCATTTAATTTTCTAGTATTACTATTTCCAAGCAATCTAGCGGTAGACCATATTGTTGACTTTAATTTTATAAATGGAAAACTGGTACATCGAAGCAGTTTTAAAACTGACATTTTTAATGAAGAAGATGAGGGATTTTTAAAATTTAATGAAGACAAAAGTCATACTATCAACGAGTTCATCAAAAACTATGCTCAGACTTATAATGAAATTGGCTATTTAAAATCATCTGCTCAGAATTATATGAACGCTTTTGATAATACTCATTATTATCATTTCTCATATATAGCACTTTGCATAAGTCTTGAAAGTATTACAAATGGAAACACCGAATTATTATATCGGATTAGAAGAAATGTGGCTGTAATTTGTGGAAAAGATTCTGAAACAAGTCAAATAATATTTGACAACATAAATACCATTTATAAACTAAGAAGTAAAATTGTTCACGGTTCGGATTTTTCAGATGAGAAGGTTTATGAATATCTAAATTATCTTCAATCAATAGTTTCTAAAACTATAATTGAATTAATAATTCATAACATTCCTAACTTAGAGTTACTTAATAAAAAGATAACCTCTTTAGGTTTCGGAAATAGAGACAAGTTATCTGAGAATTGGACAGAAATCTTATTGAATGATAATATTGAGAAAATTATTTACGAAAAAATATAA
- a CDS encoding Crp/Fnr family transcriptional regulator, with the protein MNSIDTLVKEIENQNLWEKDLALTRNEYLKVQGSIDTNLYFILKGSLRIFIIDEYEEHTIRFGYKNNLIASLDSYITSKPSDLYIQAIKKTELKVISKESFTNFIWSSEEYLKIWLDMVNGLVYQQMERERDILTTSPLERYKRVLKRSPQLFQEIPNKYIASYLRMTPETLSRLKKS; encoded by the coding sequence ATGAACTCAATTGACACATTAGTAAAAGAGATTGAAAATCAGAACTTATGGGAGAAAGATTTGGCTCTCACCCGAAATGAATATTTGAAAGTTCAAGGTAGTATAGACACCAATCTTTATTTTATCTTAAAAGGTAGTTTACGTATTTTTATTATTGATGAATACGAAGAGCATACGATAAGGTTTGGCTATAAAAACAATCTTATTGCCTCTCTTGACTCATATATTACAAGTAAACCATCAGATTTGTATATTCAGGCTATTAAAAAAACCGAATTAAAAGTTATTTCAAAAGAGAGCTTTACGAACTTCATCTGGAGTTCAGAAGAATATTTAAAAATATGGCTGGATATGGTAAATGGACTTGTTTACCAACAAATGGAGCGTGAACGAGACATTTTAACAACATCTCCATTGGAAAGGTATAAACGTGTTTTAAAAAGAAGTCCTCAGTTATTTCAAGAAATACCCAATAAATATATTGCTTCATACTTGAGAATGACACCAGAAACTCTTTCAAGACTAAAAAAATCTTGA
- a CDS encoding DinB family protein: MKIKTEFLILDLIERTRKNINQVEKLYQLTEKELNKKKNQETWSVLECIEHLNLYGEFYISEIEQKINKSKTNPETFFKSGIIGNYFAKSMLPSEKMKKIKTFKDKDPNGTNLNKKTIDKFLEQQRQILGLLNKSKKISLSKTKTSISISKLIKLKLGNTLRVLIYHNERHIEQAKTALE; this comes from the coding sequence ATGAAGATAAAAACAGAATTCCTGATATTAGACTTAATTGAACGAACAAGAAAAAATATCAATCAAGTAGAAAAATTATACCAATTAACAGAAAAAGAACTCAACAAAAAGAAAAACCAAGAAACTTGGAGCGTTCTCGAATGCATTGAACATCTAAATTTATACGGTGAATTTTACATTTCCGAAATAGAGCAAAAAATAAATAAAAGTAAGACAAATCCCGAAACATTTTTTAAATCTGGAATCATAGGTAATTATTTCGCTAAGAGTATGCTGCCTTCAGAAAAGATGAAAAAAATAAAAACATTCAAAGATAAAGATCCAAACGGCACCAATTTAAACAAAAAAACGATAGATAAGTTTTTGGAACAGCAGAGACAAATTCTCGGACTTTTAAATAAATCAAAAAAAATAAGTTTAAGCAAAACGAAAACATCAATTAGCATATCAAAACTTATAAAATTAAAATTAGGAAACACTTTGAGAGTTTTAATTTATCATAATGAAAGACATATTGAACAGGCGAAAACAGCATTGGAATAA
- a CDS encoding PhzF family phenazine biosynthesis protein, whose protein sequence is MEYKIFQIDAFADKVFSGNPAAVCPLDQWLNDDTLQKIAMENNLAATAFFIKVNEKYEIRWFTPTAELELCGHGTLAAAFVLFNYENYDGNTINFYSNRSGSLTVTKEGELISLNFPAKNIEKIKISEEIIAGFNIRPKAAYKGKTDFLLEFENEDEIRGIIPVFSAISELNGRGVIITAKGDKVDFVSRFFAPQSGINEDPATGSAHTTLIPYWAKQLNKNVLTARQLSTRKGYLQCKYLNDRVEIQGRGRLYLTGRISLT, encoded by the coding sequence ATGGAATATAAAATTTTTCAAATAGACGCATTCGCTGATAAGGTTTTTTCAGGAAATCCGGCAGCGGTCTGTCCACTTGACCAGTGGTTGAATGATGACACATTGCAAAAAATAGCAATGGAAAATAATTTGGCTGCAACCGCTTTCTTTATAAAAGTAAACGAAAAATATGAAATAAGGTGGTTTACCCCCACGGCTGAACTTGAACTTTGCGGACACGGCACGTTGGCAGCAGCTTTTGTATTATTTAACTATGAAAACTACGACGGAAATACGATTAATTTTTATTCAAACAGAAGTGGGTCCTTAACGGTGACTAAGGAAGGGGAATTGATATCCTTGAATTTTCCGGCCAAAAATATCGAAAAAATAAAAATTTCAGAAGAAATAATAGCTGGATTTAATATAAGGCCCAAGGCTGCCTATAAAGGCAAAACAGACTTCCTGCTCGAATTTGAAAATGAAGATGAAATAAGAGGAATAATTCCTGTATTCAGCGCTATTTCAGAATTAAATGGCCGGGGTGTTATTATAACTGCTAAAGGCGATAAGGTTGACTTCGTATCTCGTTTTTTTGCCCCACAATCTGGCATTAATGAAGACCCGGCAACAGGTTCGGCACATACTACATTAATCCCCTACTGGGCAAAACAGCTTAATAAAAATGTTCTAACAGCAAGACAACTTTCAACTCGTAAAGGATATTTACAGTGTAAATATTTAAACGACCGAGTTGAAATACAAGGTCGGGGAAGATTGTATTTAACCGGTAGAATATCATTAACATAA
- a CDS encoding alpha/beta fold hydrolase, with the protein MKSTFRLILKILKWIGKILAGLVILLLISGLCFRLFGRKPVPPGKLVDVNGTKLHIIAEGQKNELPTIILEAGAGSNTDMAHWIAKGLKKKMRVIRYDREGKWFSENSKNSISPEFYAKQLHQLLENNGENPPYILAGHSMGGPYNLIFKDLYPNEVKGMVLIDSSHPDQWERLEQDELFNDTQIALVKTISFLADIGIVGAFNSVFKSEPKNDGLPKNLHIRSHNLTAYSGKVFNRYIKENEINEMILNRASQIKSLDSLPLLVFTATEQYEESQKEKYRNEGIDPNEELQIWYEMQKELKELSSNGKQFILDANHGSIITRKENAEIINNQILLMTETID; encoded by the coding sequence ATGAAAAGTACATTTAGACTAATACTGAAAATACTAAAGTGGATTGGTAAAATTTTAGCTGGTCTAGTTATTTTATTATTAATATCAGGCCTGTGTTTTCGCTTATTTGGTAGAAAACCAGTTCCTCCAGGAAAATTAGTTGATGTAAATGGAACTAAACTTCATATAATAGCAGAAGGCCAAAAGAATGAATTACCAACTATTATACTTGAAGCTGGCGCAGGCAGTAATACAGATATGGCACACTGGATTGCAAAAGGATTAAAAAAGAAGATGAGAGTTATCCGTTATGATAGAGAAGGAAAATGGTTTAGCGAAAATAGTAAAAACAGTATTTCACCAGAATTCTATGCCAAGCAACTTCATCAGTTACTTGAAAATAATGGAGAAAATCCGCCGTATATTTTGGCCGGTCATTCTATGGGTGGGCCATATAATCTAATATTTAAAGATCTTTATCCTAATGAAGTAAAAGGAATGGTCTTAATAGATTCAAGCCATCCCGATCAATGGGAGCGATTAGAACAAGATGAATTGTTTAATGATACTCAAATTGCTTTAGTTAAAACTATTTCTTTTCTTGCTGATATTGGTATTGTAGGAGCTTTCAATTCAGTATTTAAGTCTGAACCAAAGAATGATGGCTTACCAAAAAATCTTCATATTCGATCGCATAATTTAACTGCTTATTCTGGAAAAGTCTTTAATAGGTATATCAAAGAAAATGAAATTAATGAAATGATTCTTAATAGAGCTAGTCAAATTAAAAGTTTAGATTCCTTACCTTTATTAGTGTTCACAGCAACTGAACAATATGAAGAATCGCAAAAAGAAAAATATAGAAACGAAGGTATCGATCCTAATGAGGAATTGCAAATATGGTATGAAATGCAAAAGGAACTTAAAGAACTATCTAGTAACGGTAAACAATTTATACTAGATGCCAATCACGGCTCTATAATAACAAGAAAAGAAAATGCTGAGATAATTAATAATCAAATACTTTTGATGACAGAAACAATTGATTAG
- a CDS encoding short chain dehydrogenase: MKILIIGGNGTIGKKVVSHFEKDNEVLIAGRTNGDVTLEISNSKSIGEMFEKTGKLDAIICIAGEAKWADFNELTEEDYYIGLKSKLMGQVNLVRIGKEFLNPKGSITLTTGILADEPVVQTSSAAMVNGAVHSFVKAVVLEMEHNLRVNVVSPDMVEDAYEKYKDVFPGHNPVPMSKVINAYVKSVMGKVNGKIIRVSA; encoded by the coding sequence ATGAAAATTTTAATAATAGGAGGAAACGGAACCATAGGAAAAAAAGTAGTTTCTCATTTTGAAAAAGATAATGAGGTTTTAATCGCAGGTCGCACAAACGGAGATGTAACTTTGGAGATTTCCAACAGTAAATCGATTGGGGAAATGTTCGAGAAAACGGGAAAGTTAGATGCAATTATTTGCATTGCAGGAGAAGCAAAATGGGCTGATTTCAACGAACTGACCGAGGAAGATTACTATATTGGTTTAAAAAGTAAACTAATGGGTCAGGTAAATCTTGTGAGAATTGGTAAAGAGTTTTTAAACCCAAAAGGTTCAATTACGCTTACAACAGGTATTTTAGCTGATGAGCCGGTAGTTCAGACATCAAGTGCTGCAATGGTAAATGGTGCTGTTCACAGTTTTGTAAAAGCAGTAGTTCTGGAAATGGAGCATAATTTGAGAGTAAATGTTGTTTCTCCAGATATGGTAGAAGACGCTTATGAAAAATACAAGGATGTTTTTCCGGGTCATAACCCTGTACCGATGAGCAAAGTAATTAATGCTTATGTAAAAAGTGTAATGGGAAAAGTAAACGGAAAAATTATTCGGGTTAGTGCATAA
- a CDS encoding tyrosine-type recombinase/integrase, with protein sequence MLSKAEVRTLLKAPKYLKHRLILGMLYGCGLRSYELCALRLCDVDFDRQTVFVKKQKGKVDRYVPLSEHLARGLKKYIATESPKTFLFNSQVTDDGAPRPITPTAIQWVIKENRSKVNTHKTITAHCLRHTYATHLLEAGLNIMSLKELLGHAFIETTLVYLHVANTGSSRKFSPLDTLFQ encoded by the coding sequence GTGCTTAGCAAAGCTGAAGTACGTACCTTGCTCAAAGCACCCAAATATCTCAAACACCGATTGATCCTGGGGATGCTGTATGGGTGTGGACTAAGGAGCTATGAACTCTGTGCCCTACGGCTCTGCGATGTAGACTTTGACCGACAGACTGTTTTTGTAAAAAAGCAGAAGGGCAAAGTAGACCGTTATGTGCCACTTAGCGAGCACTTGGCACGTGGACTTAAAAAATACATTGCAACGGAATCTCCAAAAACCTTCCTCTTCAACAGCCAGGTAACCGATGATGGCGCCCCCCGGCCCATAACCCCCACCGCAATACAATGGGTCATCAAAGAGAACCGAAGTAAAGTAAATACCCACAAGACTATTACCGCCCATTGCCTGCGTCACACTTACGCCACGCACTTGCTGGAGGCAGGACTCAATATTATGAGCCTGAAAGAACTTTTAGGACATGCCTTTATCGAGACAACGCTGGTATATTTACACGTTGCCAACACTGGGAGTTCACGCAAGTTTAGCCCCCTGGATACCCTTTTTCAATAA
- a CDS encoding ArsR/SmtB family transcription factor has translation MEWLKEPEKNFPPHETLKHFNDGVCVTYIKEKSGLSQSTISTYLTNMEKCGLLISSRHGKWSYLKRNEEVIKQYLDFIK, from the coding sequence ATGGAATGGTTGAAAGAACCCGAAAAAAATTTTCCGCCGCACGAAACATTAAAACATTTTAACGACGGTGTTTGTGTAACTTACATAAAAGAAAAATCGGGACTGTCTCAATCCACAATTTCCACTTATTTAACAAATATGGAAAAATGCGGGCTTTTAATTTCTTCAAGACACGGAAAATGGTCCTATCTAAAAAGAAATGAGGAAGTAATCAAACAATATTTAGATTTTATAAAATAA